The following are encoded together in the Panicum virgatum strain AP13 chromosome 6K, P.virgatum_v5, whole genome shotgun sequence genome:
- the LOC120712284 gene encoding momilactone A synthase-like isoform X2: MEVKCHVELLVACRLAGKVAVITGGASGIGKATAAEFVRNGAKVVIADIQDDLGHAVAKELGGPGAACYTRCDVADEAQVAAAVDLAVARHGHLDVMFNHAGIGGATGTPPPLGAVDLADFDRVMAVNARGVLAGLKHAARVMVPRRRGSIICTASVAALLGGVATPAYGASKAAVLGLVRAAAAELARSGVRVNAICPSAIVTPMCLQSLGSWLPGMSPEEIKRMVEVDTNPMAGTVLEAEDIARAALYLASDEAKYVNGHNFVIDGGLSVSVGKTA, encoded by the coding sequence ATGGAGGTGAAGTGTCATGTGGAATTATTGGTGGCCTGTAGGCTGGCCGGGAAAGTCGCCGTCATCACCGGTGGCGCGAGCGGCATAGGCAAGGCGACCGCCGCCGAGTTCGTCAGGAACGGCGCCAAGGTGGTGATCGCCGACATCCAGGACGACCTGGGCCACGCCGTGGCCAAGGAGCTCGGCGGCCCGGGCGCGGCATGCTACACCCGCTGCGACGTGGCCGACGAGGCGCAGGTCGCGGCGGCCGTGGACCTCGCGGTCGCCCGCCACGGGCACCTCGACGTCATGTTCAACCACGCCGGCATCGGGGGCGCcacggggacgccgccgccgctgggcgcCGTGGACCTCGCGGACTTCGACCGCGTGATGGCGGTCAACGCCCGGGGCGTGCTGGCGGGGCTCAAGCACGCGGCGCGGGTCAtggtcccgcgccgccgcggcagcatCATCTGCACCGCGAGCGTCGCCGCGCTGCTGGGCGGCGTGGCCACCCCGGCGTACGGCGCGTCcaaggcggcggtgctggggcTGGTGCGCGCCGCGGCAGCGGAGCTGGCGCGCTCCGGCGTGCGCGTGAACGCCATCTGCCCCAGCGCCATCGTGACGCCCATGTGCCTGCAGAGCCTCGGGTCGTGGCTCCCCGGGATGAGCCCGGAGGAGATCAAGCGGATGGTGGAGGTCGACACGAACCCGATGGCCGGGACGGTGCTCGAGGCGGAGGACATCGCGAGGGCGGCGCTGTACCTGGCGTCCGACGAGGCCAAGTACGTGAACGGGCACAACTTCGTCATCGACGGCGGCTTGTCGGTTTCGGTGGGCAAGACAGCCTAG